A genome region from Lucilia cuprina isolate Lc7/37 chromosome 3, ASM2204524v1, whole genome shotgun sequence includes the following:
- the LOC111680767 gene encoding small nuclear ribonucleoprotein F produces the protein MSAAMPINPKPFLNGLTGKAVLIKLKWGHEYKGYLVSVDGYMNMQLANAEEHIDGQPTGNLGEVLIRCNNVLYIKGVDDEDEEGEMRD, from the exons aTGTCTGCTGCTATGCCAATTAATCCTAAACCATTCCTTAATGGTCTCACCGGTAAGGCAGTGCTTATCAAACTAAAATGGGGACATGAATATAAAGGTTATCTAGTGTCCGTCGATGGCTACATGAACATGCAATTGGCAAATGCTGAAGAACACATTGATGGTCAACCTACTG GCAACTTGGGTGAAGTTTTAATACGTTGCaacaatgttttatatattaaggGTGTCGATGATGAAGACGAGGAAGGCGAAATGAGAGATTAa